The genomic segment ACTGGCACCGTGAATCTGGTGTTATATAAAGGAAATATCATTCCTGCCGGCTGCACCTCTCCCTATTCTTTATATAGTGAAAGCATTGCCAGCTTTACGACTGGCGAGCTGTATGATCATAAGGATGCGGAAGGCTTTATCAATTTGTTTGGGCTGCCGCTCAAGATTCGCGGCATGAAGGGCTTAACCAAGATCTGATTCTATTGCATTTAAAAAGGGTTACCTCATTTGAGGTAACCCTTTCTTATTTTCTATCATGCTTTTTCCCAGACCGTTCCTTCTCTCGTATCCTTAATCAGAATCCCCTGCCCTGCTAACTCCTCGCGGATAGCGTCGGCCTTGGCAAAATCCTTTGCTTTTTTAGCTGCCTTTCTTTCTGCCAGCTTTGCTTCTACATAAGCAGAAAGCTCTGCATCCACCGCCTGCTCTTCGCTGCGCCGTTTGGTTAAATCTAATGACAGAACTCTGTCAAAATCTTCTGTCAGCGCTAGCTTAGTGGCATCACTGATCTCTGCCTTCAGCACATCATAGAGCACCGTCAGGCCGGACGATGTGTTGAGATCATTGCCAACTGCTTGCAGGAACTGCTCTTTATATTGCTTTACCTGCTCTGCTTCCGGCTCGCCGGCAGGATTTAATGCCTTGACTCTGGCCAGCAGCTTCTGATAGGCAGCGGCTACATTGTCCAGCACCTCGTAGCTGAATTCAAGCGGTTTGCGATAGTGGGACTGCAAACAGAACAGCCTGTAGACCAATGGATCATAATTTTTGCTTTCCAGCAGGGAAACGGTGAGGAAATCACCTTTTGATTTGGCCATTTTGCCGAATTTGTCGTTCAGATGCTGCACATGAAACCAGTGCCGGCACCAGTCATGACCGAGATAGGCCTCGCTCTGTGCAATCTCGTTGGTATGATGCGGAAAAATGTTGTCGACACCGCCGCAGTGCAGGTCTAGCTTTTCCCCTAAATACTGAATGGCGATGCTGGAACACTCGATATGCCAGCCGGGATATCCAACGCCCCACGGGCTGTCCCATTTGAGCTCCTGTTGATCAAATTTGGATTTGGTGAACCAGAGCACAAAGTCGCTTTTATTTTTTTTGTTCGTATCTTGCTCCACGTCTTCGCGTACGCCTACAAGCAGCTCCTCTTCCTCATGGTTGGTCAGTGCATAATAATGCTCCAGCTTGGAGGTATCAAAATATATATTCTCTCCTGCCTGATACGCATAGCCCTTTTCTAAAAGCACCTCAATCATTTTGATAAATTGAGGAATGCAGCTGGTAGCCGGCACCACAAATTCCGGCTTCTTGATATTGAGCTTGCGACAGTCCTCAAAAAATGCTTCGGTATACATCTGCGCGATTTCCATCACCGTTTTATGCTCGCGCTTGGCTCCCTTCAGCATTTTATCCTCGCCTGTGTCGGCATCGCTCGTCAGATGCCCCACATCGGTGATATTCATGACGCGTTTTACATCATAACCGGCATAGGTCAGATATTTCTCCAGCACATCTTCCATAATGTAGCTGCGCAGGTTACCAATATGGGCATAATGGTACACTGTGGGGCCACAGGTATACATGGTAATTTGATTTCCGGTTACGGGTTTAAATTCGTCCACCTTTTTAGTTGCTGTATTATATAAAAGCATAGCTCCTCCATTCTAGGGCGTGTATCTTGGCCCTATTCACATACTTCGCATTCTTCTTCATTGAACATATAGCCCCGCCCCTTTACCGTGCGGATCAAATTGACTGGTAGCTTATGCCGCAGATTCTTGATATGGGCGTCGACAATCCGTTCATCGCCTATGTAATCGTATCCCCAAATCTCATCTAAAAGCTGACTGCGTGTAAGTACCCGTCCTCTGCGCTGCATCAGCCCCCATAAAAGCTCAAACTCCTTAGAGGTGAGCTCAACGGGCTGCCTTTTCCAGCTTGCCTGATAAGCGGCATAATCCATCTGCCAACCGCCGAGCTCCATCTTCTCCTGAAGAGCTACCTGGCTTCGGCGTAGCAGCGCCTGAATCCTTTTGAGTAGAATCTCCATCGAAATGGGCTTGACCATACAGTCGTCTGCTTCCTCTTCAAATGCCTGCAGCTCCGCCTCTTGGCTTGCGGCTAATGTCAGAATGGGAAGCTGATGAGAACTTTTTCTTATCCTTCGCAGCGTTTCCATGCCTGCTTCCAGATCTAAATCCAGCACCAGAAGATCTGGCCTTTCTTCCTGCCATATCTGCAGCAGTCCTTCACTGTTCTCTGACTCTGCTACCTGAAATTCCTTCAGCTTTAAATATTCCCGCAAAGACCGCAGCAGCTCCGTTTCCTTTGCTGCGATCAAAATTTTTATCATTCAGTTTTCGCTAACCTTTCCTTTATCCAGTTCTGCTTTTCCTCTTCTAAGACGCTGTCCGTCAGTTTTTCAGGCTGCCGATATTCGTCCAGAACTGCCTCCTGCCCATATTTGTCAATTAAATATTCTACAAAGGATCCAGCGTATATACAATACGCAGCCCGGTAATTTCCAGCCTCCTGCGCGCTCTTCATTTGACTGATAGCCTGCATCATGTCTCCCAGCTTAAGTGCCTCCTGATAGCTGCCTGCTGCATAAAGAGTCTGTGCCAGCACTGTGATCCCTGCCGGCTTCTGCTCTGCCTCTGTTTGATGAAGTGCCTGCAGCTCCTTTACTTCCTTAGCATATGAATCCAGCAGACTTTCTCCCATCTGCGCAGCTCCGCAGGCGGCCAGTCCCTCGCGCAGCCAGTCCTGCACCTCTGTGCCGGCCAGCAGCTGAATCATGTAATTGATATAGGGCTGCTCTGCCTGATCATAATAATAGATATCCAGCTGTCCATTAGCCTGCTGTGATGCTCCTTCGCCTGCATGCAGATAACATGCCATCTCCTCCTGCACGGTATAGCCGCTTCCTAAAAAGGCCTGTGCCTTTTGCAGTGCCTGCTCTAAACAATATACTGCTTTGTCTTTGTCGTTTACACTTTCATCCTCTATACAGAAACGCAGGCCTCCTGCCTGTGTATACGATACGCCATTTTTCTCTGTGTATTCATAGCTTTTCGGCGCCTTTTGTGCCTGACATCCTGCCAGTAAAAGCACACATACCAGCGCTGCCGCCCATATTCTCTTCATGTTTACCTCCACCAGTGCAATATAGAAATATTATAAACATATTATCTGTGAATTACAAGAGGAATCTCTGTTATCCTTAGTTTAAAATTATATCGTGAGATCCGTCCCTTTGATCTGAACTTGTCATTCTTGCAAGTGCTGCTCGCCGCGGCCTTGGCTCTCGCAGTTGCTGAATTCAAAAATAAGTAGAATTAACGTATCTAACGCTTCCATTGGCCCGTTATCGAAGATGCCTGTGGATACATATAACTGGCTAAATGAAGCATTTTATACGTTATACTGATGCGCATTTCTGCTGCTCAACTTGTCTTTTGAGCCAATTGATACGTTAAAACTCTCATTTTTATTAAGTGCTAACGCCCAAGATCGCGAGATCCGTCCCCTTGCTATGAATTTATCATCTTTGCGGGCGCCGCCCGCTGTGCTTCCCAGTTGCCACAGGCAAAAATAAACAGAAATAACGTATCTATCGCTTCATGAGCACGTTACCGAAGCTACCTGATGGTGTATATAACTGGCTAAATGAAGCATTTTATACGTTATACTGATGCGCATTTGTACTAATCAACTTGTCTTTTAAGCCAATTGATACGTTAAAACTCTCATTTTTATTAAGCGCTAACGCCCAAAACAGCCAAGCCACTGCCATAATCGAAAATTTTTAAAATCTCTTGTGAAACATAGATCTTTGGGGTATAATAAGGGCGGTAAGGCGATTCACGGCTTTTCAAGCCCCTGTACCGCCCTATGAGTTTGACCCTCCGCGTCAAACCCATCAAACCAAACCAACCGATTCGTTAGGAAAGGAGACACATTCACATGAATAACTTTGCTAAAAACGTATTCGAAAAAGAACAAATCAAAGATCTGATGTCTAAAATCAAAGGAGAAGAGCGCAAGAAAAAGAATACCCTGCTCTGGGTTATCATCGCTGCCGTAGCAATCTCCGCTGTCGTTGCATTCCTTGTTGTCCGTTATTTCAGCGAATATGACTGCTGCGATGAGCTGGACGAAGAAGATTTTGATTATCTTGAGGATGACGACGAAGACGAAATTGAAGAAACCGTCTTAGAAGAAGTAACGCAGGCCGCCACCGAAGCTGCCGAAAAAGCTCCGGAAGCCTAAAAATAAAAGGAAACCGATATTATGAAAGAACGTGTCCTACTGCAGGGCGTTGTTTCTGAGGTTCTTTTCCCTAATAAAGGAAAGCTGATACCGGCTGTGGAGCAGCCTCCCATTTCCGAGGCTGATTCCCCGGCCGGCATTTTATATGTAGAGCCCACCAAAACATACGGCCCCCTCTCCATCAAAAACGTGCTGCCCGGCCAGACATGGCTTGTCAGCACTCACAAAAACGGCAAAAAAAGCCACGAAGCCCGGCCCGTGCGCCTGCTTACCCCCGCATCCTATGAAATACAGGCGCCCTGCCCGCATGCTGCAGACTGCGGCGGCTGCTCCTATCAGACCGTCCCTTATGCACAGCAAACTGCTTTCAAGGAGCAGCAGGTCCGGCAGCTGTTAAGCACTCTGCCCGGCATCACCGAAGCCCTATGGCCGCCCATACAGCCCAGTCCGCTGCTGCTCGCCTACCGCAACAAAATGGAATTTTCCTTCGGCGACAGCGAAAAAGGCGGCCCGCTCACCCTCGGCCTTCACAAACGCGGCGCCTTCCACGATATCATCAGTGTCCCGAATTGCCAGCTCGTGCATCCTGATATCCGCCTGATCCTGCAGGAGACGCAAGATTTTTTCCGCGCCAGCGGGCTGCCTTATTATCATACCCGCTCGCACGAAGGGATCCTGCGGCATCTGGTGGTGCGGCGCAGCTTTGCTAGCGGCGATATTCTGATCAATCTGGTAACCTCCTCCGGCATGGCCGGAAATGAGGCGCTGCTGAGTGCCTTTACCGAAATGCTGACGCAGCTTCCTTTGCAGGGCCGGATCGGCGGCGTGCTCCACACGACCAACGATTCGCTGTCTGACGTCGTGCAAAGCGATGCCACGGAGCTTTTGTATGGTCAGCCCTCCCTGACGGAGACGCTGCTGGGACTGCAGTTTCAGATTTTTCCGTTTTCTTTCTTTCAGACCAATTCTCTAGGTGCTGAAGCGCTGTACCAGATTGTGCGCGATATGGCCGGCGATCTGAGCGGCAAAACTGTTTTTGATCTTTATTGCGGCACAGGCACCATTGCCCAGATTATGGCGGCGGCCGGCGCTTCTTCTGTTACCGGTATCGAAATCGTTGCCGAGGCCATCGAGGCGGCCAAGAAAAATGCAGCGGCAAACGGTCTGCGCAATTGTACCTTCCTGGCCGGAGATGTGCTGGCGCTGGTGGACACGCTTGCCGAGCAGCCTGACCTGATTGTGCTTGATCCGCCACGCGACGGCATCCATCCCAAGGCACTGCCGAAGATTCTGGCCTATGCGCCGCAGCAGTTTATCTATGTCTCCTGTAAGCCCACTTCCCTGCTGCGCGACCTTCCGCAGTTCATCGAAGCCGGGTATCAGATTGAACAGATCCGTTGCTGCGACATGTTCCCCATGACCGTGCATGTGGAGACGGTGGTCAAGTTAGTAAAATGTAAATAGCTCAACTAGCCGAAATATATCTGGCTACGAATAAGTTCGACTGGCGTCGAACTTAGCAAGAAATCCCTGCGGGATTCTTGCGATCGTTCTGTGTCTGTATTAATGCTTTACTTTCTGACTGAATCTGCTTATAATATTAAATAAGAGACTTTTCTTATTTTAATTATGATAAGGAGAAAACAGTATGAAGTATGATTTTACTTCCATTATCGACCGGCGCGGCAAGGATGCGATCGCGGTTGATAACTGGACCAATGGATTTACTCCTAAACACGGGCTTGACATCATCCCCATGTGGGTGGCTGACATGAACTTTCCCACTGTACCCACCGTGCAGCAGGCCATCATCGAGCGGGCACAGCATCCGGCCTTCGGCTACTTTGCTCCCCGCAAGGAATACCACGATTCCATTATCCGCTGGCATGAGACTCGCAATGGCGTGACTGGCCTTACAGCCGACTGCATTGGTTACGCCAACGGCGTACTGGCTGGCGTTGTTGCCGCCCTCGCCGCTTTCGCTGCTCCCGGCGATAATGTGCTTTTGCACAGCCCGACCTATATCGGTTTTACCGGCAGCATCCAAAACTCAGGATATCATATCGTACATAGCCCGCTGAAGCAGGATGAAAACGGCGTATGGCGCATGGATTTTGAAGATATGGACGCGAAGATCAAAGCTAATAAGATCCATGTGGCGGTATTCTGCAGCCCGCATAATCCGTGCGGCCGCGTTTGGGAGCGCTGGGAAATTGAAAAGGCTATGGAGGTCTATAAGGCTAACGACTGTCTCGTCATCGCTGATGAGATCTGGTCTGACATTATTCTTGCCGGCCATAAGTATATCCCCACGCAGTCGGTGAGCGAGGATGCTAGAAATCGTACTGTAGCGATGTATGCGCCCAGCAAAACCTTTAATCTGGCTGGTCTGGTGGGCAGCTATTCCATCATTTATAATTCTTATCTGCGCGACCGCGTATCTGCACAGATTGGTAAGTCGCACTGCAATTCGATGAATGTGCTTTCCATGCATGCGCTGATCGGCGCCTACAAGCAGGAGGGATATGAATGGGTTGACGAGCTTTGTCAGGTAATCACGGGCAATGTTGACTTTGCTTATGATTACATTAAAGACCATTTTGAAGGCGTAGAGCTGAGCAAGCCGCAGGGTACTTATATGCTGTTCCTTGACTGCACGAAATGGTGCGAAGCCCATGGTAAGACGGTTGAAGAACTCCTTAAGGCTGGTCAGGAGGTCGGCGTAATCTGGCAGGATGGGCGCCCGTTCCATGGTCCCTGCTCGATCCGCATGAATCTGGCGCTGCCGCTGAGCCGCGTACAGGAAGCCTTTAAGCGCCTCGATCAATACGTGTTTAATGCCTGATTTAACGCATATAAAAAAGGTCTTTCTTTTCCAGACGGAAAAGAGAGACCTTCTTTTTTATACCTGTGACATTGGCACGGCCGTTCTGTGATCCAGCCGCTTCTTTACCACAATATAGCAGATTACATGTACGCTCATTGTTAAAAGCCATGAGATAGGATAAGAAAGATACAGCGTTTCCAGCGTTCGGTTGGCAGCAAAGACTGTGAAGATCCAGATGATTCGAAAAGCGCAGGCGCCCGTAAGCGAAACGATCATCGGCATAATTGAATAGCCAAGGCCCCTTAAGCACCCCACCATTACATCCATCATGCCGCATAGAAAATGCGTTGTAAAAATGAACTTCACACGAATCATCCCATACTCAATGACCTCCGGCGATGACGAATAGATGCCCAAAAGCGGTTCTCCCAGTGCAAATATCAGCCAGCCGATTGCCAGGCCGATCATCATCACCAGCCCCATGCTCCTCATGGTAATCTGATTGATCCGCTTATACTGCTTTGCTCCCATATTCTGACTGATAAAGCTGAGCGAGGTCTGATAAATCGCATTCATCGATACATAGCTAAACCCCTCCAAATTAGCGGCTGCCGTATTGCCAGCCATAGCCACTGAACCAAAGGAATTGATCGAAGACTGAATCAGCACGTTTGAGATCGAAAAAATGCAGCCCTGCAGCCCTGCCGGCAGGCCAATCCGCAGCATCCCCAAAAGCTTTTTCGTATTGATATGCAGCTTTTTTAATTCGACCCTGCACATACCGTCCAGCCTGAGCAGACAGAGAAGCACCAGCACCGCCGAAACCGCTTCTGAGACCACCGTTGCAATCGCCACGCCGGCAACGCCCATGCCGCACACGATGACAAAAAACAGATTCAAAATCACATTGATAACGCCAGAAAGCATCAGAAAATAGAGCGGCCGCTGCGTATCGCCGATCGAACGCAGAATTGCCGCGCCAAAATTGTACAGCATAAAGACCGGCATGCCCACAAAATAAATCTTCATATACAGGCTCGCCTTGTCCAGCACATCCTCCGGCGTTCCCATCATACGCAGCAGCGGCCCTGATAAAAATACGCCGATAAAAATTAAAAATACGCCGCTCACCAGACTCACCGTCACCGCGGTATGCACTGTCTGCGTCGTATTTTCCCAATCGCGCGCGCCCAAATACCGCGCCACCAAAACATTGGTTCCGATTGAAAGTCCATTAAACAGGTTAATCAAAAGATTAATCAGCGCAGAGGTGGAGCCAACCGCCGCCAAAGCTTCACTGCCCGCAAAGCGCCCGACCACCACCACATCCGCCGCATTAAACAAAAGCTGCAAAATGCTCGACAGCATGAGCGGAAATGCAAAAAGCAGCATTTTCCCCAAAAGCGGGCCCTCGCACATATTGATCTCATAAGATTTTTTCTTCATTTCCGATCTCTCCCGTCTTGCAAAAATAAATTAAACCCATTATAATGATTTAGGGTTATTTATGCAAGTCCCAATTATAAATATTTCAAATTTACCCAAAGGAGCCACTTCCATGGATTACACTCTTTTAGCACAGCAGCTGCAGGCCCTTCTGGAAGACGAGCGCTGCTTCCTGCCCAATCTGGCCAACGCCAGTGCGCTGCTCTTCAGCCAGCTGCCCGATCTCAATTGGGCCGGCTTCTATCTGACCCAGCAGACGCCTGAGCCTTGCCTTGTGCTAGGCCCCTTTCAGGGCCTGCCCGCCTGCATCCGCATTCCTTGGGGAAAGGGCGTTTGCGGCACAGCCGCCAAACTTGACCAGGTGCAGCGCATTGATGATGTGCACCAGTTCCCGGGTCACATTGCCTGCGACGGCGCTTCCAATTCTGAAATCGTGATCCCCATCCACGCTCAAAATCGGGTCGTGGGTGTTTTGGATATTGACAGTCCGCTCTTCTCCCGCTTCACTAAAGCGGATGAAGAGGGTCTTGTGCGGCTTGTTCAGATCATAGAAGCCGCCTGTGATTTTACTACTCTATCATTTAAAGGAGGACAACAATTATGATTCGTATTGGTATTTATGGGTACGGAAACCTTGGACGCGGCGTTGAATGCGCAATCGCCCAAAATCCTGACATGCAGCTGGTAGGCGTTTTCACGCGCCGCGACCCGCATACGCTTTCCCCGCTCTCTGGCGCTCCCGCCTATCATGTAGATGAGGCGCTGCACATGCAGGATCAGATCGATGTCATGATCCTCTGCGGAGGCAGCGCTACCGATCTGCCGCAGCAGACACCGGCCATGGCCGCTCATTTCAACGTCATCGACAGCTTTGATACGCATGCCAACATCCCTCAGCACTTTGCTGCTGTAAATGCCGCTGCTGAAAAGAGCGGCAAGGTTGCCATTATTTCTGTAGGCTGGGATCCCGGTATGTTTTCTGTCAACCGCCTCTATGCTGAGTCCATCCTGCCGCAGGGACAGTTCTATACCTTCTGGGGCAAGGGCGTCAGCCAGGGACATTCCGATGCGATCCGCCGCATTCCCGGCGTAAAGGATGCGCGCCAGTATACGATCCCGGTTCCGGCCGCTTTAGATGCTGTGCGCAGCGGCTCTCAGCCAGAGCTTTCTACACGCGAAAAGCATACGCGCGAATGCTTTGTCGTCGCTGAAGAAGGAGCCGATCTAAAGGCTATCGAAACGGCCATTGTCACCATGCCCAATTATTTTGCTGATTATGACACAACTGTACATTTTATTTCGGAAGAGGAACTACAGCGGGACCATGCCGGCATTCCCCACGGCGGCTTTGTCATCCATACCGGAAAAACCGGCTGGAACCAGGAAAATAATCATGTGATCGAATACAGCTTAAAGCTGGATTCCAATCCCGAATTTACTTCTTCCGTCTTGGTCTCCTATGCACGCGCCGCCTATCGCCTGCAGCAGGAGGGACAGTCCGGCTGCAAGACCGTACTTGATATTGCTCCCTCCTATTTAAGCGCTAAAAGCGGCGATGCCCTGCGCGCTGCTCTTCTTTAATCTTTCAGGAAAGGACTTTCTCCATGAATCTTGAAGATATTTATCAGGCATACTGCCAAAAAGATATTTATCCGTATCATATGCCCGGCCATAAACGCAATACGGCGATGCTGCAGATGGCCAACCCTTATGGCCTCGATTTCACCGAAATCGACGGCCTGGATGATCTGCATGAGGCCAGTGCGCACCTGGACCGCGACTCCATTTTAGCCAATGCCATGCGCAGAGCCGCTCGTCTATTTGGCGCCCGGCGCAGCCTCTATCTGGTTGGCGGCAGTACAGCCGGCCTTGTTTGCTCGATTTTGGCCTGCACGCGGCGCGGCGATGAAATTCTGATTCCGCGCAACTGCCACAAATCGGTTTATAACGCGCTGGCGCTGGCAGGGCTTAAGCCCGTTTATATTTATCCCTCTGTTGATGAAAGCTTTGGCGTATACGCTAACCTGCAGCCCCAGGATGTCAAAAATGCATTAGACGCGCATCCTGACATTCGTTTGGCTGTGTTGGTATCGCCCACCTTTGACGGAATTGTCTCTGACGTTACTGCAATCGCGGAAACGGTTCACGCACATGGCATTCCGCTGCTGGTGGATGAGGCCCACGGACCGCATCTTGGCTTTTCGCCCGATTTTCCGGACAGCGCAGTCCACCGCGGCGCTGATATTGTGGTTCAGAGTCTGCATAAGACCTTGCCTGTACTGACGCAGACCTCGATCCTCCATATATGCAGCGATCGCATCGATGAACAGAACCTTGTTCGCCAGCTGGCCGTAATCGA from the Lachnospiraceae bacterium genome contains:
- the cysS gene encoding cysteine--tRNA ligase; protein product: MLLYNTATKKVDEFKPVTGNQITMYTCGPTVYHYAHIGNLRSYIMEDVLEKYLTYAGYDVKRVMNITDVGHLTSDADTGEDKMLKGAKREHKTVMEIAQMYTEAFFEDCRKLNIKKPEFVVPATSCIPQFIKMIEVLLEKGYAYQAGENIYFDTSKLEHYYALTNHEEEELLVGVREDVEQDTNKKNKSDFVLWFTKSKFDQQELKWDSPWGVGYPGWHIECSSIAIQYLGEKLDLHCGGVDNIFPHHTNEIAQSEAYLGHDWCRHWFHVQHLNDKFGKMAKSKGDFLTVSLLESKNYDPLVYRLFCLQSHYRKPLEFSYEVLDNVAAAYQKLLARVKALNPAGEPEAEQVKQYKEQFLQAVGNDLNTSSGLTVLYDVLKAEISDATKLALTEDFDRVLSLDLTKRRSEEQAVDAELSAYVEAKLAERKAAKKAKDFAKADAIREELAGQGILIKDTREGTVWEKA
- a CDS encoding response regulator transcription factor, encoding MIKILIAAKETELLRSLREYLKLKEFQVAESENSEGLLQIWQEERPDLLVLDLDLEAGMETLRRIRKSSHQLPILTLAASQEAELQAFEEEADDCMVKPISMEILLKRIQALLRRSQVALQEKMELGGWQMDYAAYQASWKRQPVELTSKEFELLWGLMQRRGRVLTRSQLLDEIWGYDYIGDERIVDAHIKNLRHKLPVNLIRTVKGRGYMFNEEECEVCE
- the rlmD gene encoding 23S rRNA (uracil(1939)-C(5))-methyltransferase RlmD produces the protein MKERVLLQGVVSEVLFPNKGKLIPAVEQPPISEADSPAGILYVEPTKTYGPLSIKNVLPGQTWLVSTHKNGKKSHEARPVRLLTPASYEIQAPCPHAADCGGCSYQTVPYAQQTAFKEQQVRQLLSTLPGITEALWPPIQPSPLLLAYRNKMEFSFGDSEKGGPLTLGLHKRGAFHDIISVPNCQLVHPDIRLILQETQDFFRASGLPYYHTRSHEGILRHLVVRRSFASGDILINLVTSSGMAGNEALLSAFTEMLTQLPLQGRIGGVLHTTNDSLSDVVQSDATELLYGQPSLTETLLGLQFQIFPFSFFQTNSLGAEALYQIVRDMAGDLSGKTVFDLYCGTGTIAQIMAAAGASSVTGIEIVAEAIEAAKKNAAANGLRNCTFLAGDVLALVDTLAEQPDLIVLDPPRDGIHPKALPKILAYAPQQFIYVSCKPTSLLRDLPQFIEAGYQIEQIRCCDMFPMTVHVETVVKLVKCK
- a CDS encoding aminotransferase class I/II-fold pyridoxal phosphate-dependent enzyme, translating into MKYDFTSIIDRRGKDAIAVDNWTNGFTPKHGLDIIPMWVADMNFPTVPTVQQAIIERAQHPAFGYFAPRKEYHDSIIRWHETRNGVTGLTADCIGYANGVLAGVVAALAAFAAPGDNVLLHSPTYIGFTGSIQNSGYHIVHSPLKQDENGVWRMDFEDMDAKIKANKIHVAVFCSPHNPCGRVWERWEIEKAMEVYKANDCLVIADEIWSDIILAGHKYIPTQSVSEDARNRTVAMYAPSKTFNLAGLVGSYSIIYNSYLRDRVSAQIGKSHCNSMNVLSMHALIGAYKQEGYEWVDELCQVITGNVDFAYDYIKDHFEGVELSKPQGTYMLFLDCTKWCEAHGKTVEELLKAGQEVGVIWQDGRPFHGPCSIRMNLALPLSRVQEAFKRLDQYVFNA
- a CDS encoding MATE family efflux transporter, which translates into the protein MKKKSYEINMCEGPLLGKMLLFAFPLMLSSILQLLFNAADVVVVGRFAGSEALAAVGSTSALINLLINLFNGLSIGTNVLVARYLGARDWENTTQTVHTAVTVSLVSGVFLIFIGVFLSGPLLRMMGTPEDVLDKASLYMKIYFVGMPVFMLYNFGAAILRSIGDTQRPLYFLMLSGVINVILNLFFVIVCGMGVAGVAIATVVSEAVSAVLVLLCLLRLDGMCRVELKKLHINTKKLLGMLRIGLPAGLQGCIFSISNVLIQSSINSFGSVAMAGNTAAANLEGFSYVSMNAIYQTSLSFISQNMGAKQYKRINQITMRSMGLVMMIGLAIGWLIFALGEPLLGIYSSSPEVIEYGMIRVKFIFTTHFLCGMMDVMVGCLRGLGYSIMPMIVSLTGACAFRIIWIFTVFAANRTLETLYLSYPISWLLTMSVHVICYIVVKKRLDHRTAVPMSQV
- a CDS encoding GAF domain-containing protein yields the protein MDYTLLAQQLQALLEDERCFLPNLANASALLFSQLPDLNWAGFYLTQQTPEPCLVLGPFQGLPACIRIPWGKGVCGTAAKLDQVQRIDDVHQFPGHIACDGASNSEIVIPIHAQNRVVGVLDIDSPLFSRFTKADEEGLVRLVQIIEAACDFTTLSFKGGQQL
- a CDS encoding diaminopimelate dehydrogenase, with amino-acid sequence MMIRIGIYGYGNLGRGVECAIAQNPDMQLVGVFTRRDPHTLSPLSGAPAYHVDEALHMQDQIDVMILCGGSATDLPQQTPAMAAHFNVIDSFDTHANIPQHFAAVNAAAEKSGKVAIISVGWDPGMFSVNRLYAESILPQGQFYTFWGKGVSQGHSDAIRRIPGVKDARQYTIPVPAALDAVRSGSQPELSTREKHTRECFVVAEEGADLKAIETAIVTMPNYFADYDTTVHFISEEELQRDHAGIPHGGFVIHTGKTGWNQENNHVIEYSLKLDSNPEFTSSVLVSYARAAYRLQQEGQSGCKTVLDIAPSYLSAKSGDALRAALL
- a CDS encoding aminotransferase class I/II-fold pyridoxal phosphate-dependent enzyme codes for the protein MNLEDIYQAYCQKDIYPYHMPGHKRNTAMLQMANPYGLDFTEIDGLDDLHEASAHLDRDSILANAMRRAARLFGARRSLYLVGGSTAGLVCSILACTRRGDEILIPRNCHKSVYNALALAGLKPVYIYPSVDESFGVYANLQPQDVKNALDAHPDIRLAVLVSPTFDGIVSDVTAIAETVHAHGIPLLVDEAHGPHLGFSPDFPDSAVHRGADIVVQSLHKTLPVLTQTSILHICSDRIDEQNLVRQLAVIESTSPSYVLMASADKCVDLLEQQGPELFSVYYQRLQQFSEQMKALKHLRVLGMGNDDIKTHPHIFAYDPGKILISTRGTTLTGAELYAVLLDKYRLQMEMKLRDMVLAMTSICDTQEGFDRLAAALLEIDAGLKDGAPGAAFTLKQCEFSVPTISPAEAMERASVMRSPEEAAGHIAREFVYAYPPGIPYIVPGETIESSTLETMRQMQASGIRLISTCHQYPDFIETCE